In one window of Pseudomonadota bacterium DNA:
- a CDS encoding ferredoxin, producing the protein MSRVCVAFPGTPHPPVRVPLGCELAEHLDVHNSPVLFGCRTGLCGTCAAVVEGETDPVSEEEREVIDIE; encoded by the coding sequence ATGTCTCGCGTATGTGTCGCGTTCCCGGGGACCCCGCACCCGCCGGTGCGCGTCCCCCTCGGGTGTGAGCTCGCAGAGCACCTCGACGTGCACAACTCTCCCGTGCTCTTTGGGTGTCGGACGGGCCTCTGCGGCACCTGCGCGGCGGTCGTGGAGGGGGAGACAGACCCTGTGTCGGAGGAGGAGCGCGAGGTCATCGACATCGAG